Part of the Rhodococcus sp. OK302 genome is shown below.
CACGGTCTCTCCCGCGAACGTCGCCACCACCACCACCGTCACCGGTGACACCACCGGCGTCGTCGGCACCGATGTCGCACTGACCGTGAACGTTTCACCCGCCCCCGCCGCCGGCTCCACCGTCCAGTTCAAGAACGGCACCGAAGACCTCGGAACCCCGGTCTCCCTCGACGCCCAAGGCAACGCCTCCACCACCGCACCCCTGGCAGCCGGAACCCACTCCATCACCGCCGTATTCGCCGGCGCCGGAGAATTCCAGCCCTCCACCTCCACCCCACACACCGTCGCCGTCACCCCGGCCAACGTCGCAACCACCACCACCATCACCGGCGACACCACCGGCGTCGTCGGCACCGATGTCGCACTGACCGTGAACGTTTCACCCGCCCCCGCCGCCGGCTCCACCGTCCAGTTCAAGAACGGCACCGAAGACCTCGGAACCCCGGTCTCCCTCGACGCCCAAGGCAACGCCTCCACCACCGCACCCCTGGCAGCCGGAACCCACTCCATCACCGCCGTATTCGCCGGCGCCGCAGAATTCCAGCCCTCCACCTCCACCCCACATTCTGTCGCGGTGACCGCAGCCGATGTCGCCACCACCACGGTGCTGACGGCCCCGGCTACCGCAGTCTCCGGCACGGACGTGACTCTGGAAGTACAGGTTTCACCCGTTCCGACCAGTGGAACCGTCCAGTTCAAGAACGGCACCGACGACCTCGGTGCACCGGTCGCCCTCGACTCCGAGGGCAAGGCGTCCATCACCCAGCAGTTCACCGTCGGCGCTCCGAGCATCACCGCCGTCTATTCCGGCGCAACCGGCTTCATCACCTCCACCTCGACCGCACACACCATCGAGGTCACCGCCCCGGCCGCCACCGACGTCGCCACCACCACGGTGCTGACCCTGCTCCCCACCGCAACAACAGGTCTCGCCGTCGACCTGGTCGCCACGATCTCCCCGACCCCGGCCGGTGGCACCGTCCAGTTCAAGGACGGTGACACACTGATCGGTGATCCTGTCGCGGTCGTGAACGGCAAGGCAACGCTCTCGCACGCCTTCCTGACTGCCGGCACCAGCCACATCACCGCGGTCTACAGCGGCACCCCGGGCCACCTCGGTTCTACGACCGCAGAGGAAAGCACTGTCGTAGTCACCGACGCCCCCGGCAACGGCGGCATGTTCGGATCGCTGGGCAACATCTTCGGGAACATCTTCGGATCCTGAGGCTCTGATTCCTGTACCAGCGATATGAGTGTGGCCCCCGCCGGAAGTTTCGGCGGGGGCCACACTCGTTTGCACGGCAAGGAATTTCGGTGCGACCGGGACTATCCGAATTGGTGGCGACGTAGGTTGCGTAGGCCTGCCCGAACTTGGCGCACCACCGCCGGATCGTCTCGTAGCTGACCACGCGACACCGCGTTCGAGCATAAGTTCCTCAACTTCGCAGAAGCTGGGCGG
Proteins encoded:
- a CDS encoding Ig-like domain-containing protein — encoded protein: MMQSNTLRAVGGLSAFAVAAGFAVSIGGGVASAAAGSTSWADGNTNLSRTISNVTPVEGEIITSSTTFKRAQFKEAELLWMVKDFHQTCLTYVPNSAKLNGNAIASTSEAGFAMVGSPTATTTLARVVDNFANGGTTPATFVFSYKVGADCARGVPLVTGMDYNGDLGFSTFATKGPSVSVAKNVSTTALAPVTGAKVGQSTTLSATVTGGADGNIVEFYDGTTKLGQGPLAAGTATFAWAPATTDAHSLTAKFLGTTQANESTSTAQNVSVSAADVVTTTAVTGPATAVAGADVVLNVQVSPAPVGGTVQFKNGVTDIGTAVTLDADGKGSITQQFTTGAQSITAVYSGATGFVTSTSDAHNITVSPANVATTTTVTGDTTGVVGTDVALTVNVSPAPAAGSTVQFKNGTEDLGTPVSLDAQGNASTTAPLAAGTHSITAVFAGAGEFQPSTSTPHTVAVTPANVATTTTITGDTTGVVGTDVALTVNVSPAPAAGSTVQFKNGTEDLGTPVSLDAQGNASTTAPLAAGTHSITAVFAGAAEFQPSTSTPHSVAVTAADVATTTVLTAPATAVSGTDVTLEVQVSPVPTSGTVQFKNGTDDLGAPVALDSEGKASITQQFTVGAPSITAVYSGATGFITSTSTAHTIEVTAPAATDVATTTVLTLLPTATTGLAVDLVATISPTPAGGTVQFKDGDTLIGDPVAVVNGKATLSHAFLTAGTSHITAVYSGTPGHLGSTTAEESTVVVTDAPGNGGMFGSLGNIFGNIFGS